The stretch of DNA ATCAGGTTAAAAGAGGACGCAGATATTAAATCGCATAAAAAAAGAGCAATTAAAATAGGAATTGAGAAAAGTAAAGGAGAATGGATATTAACAACAGATGCAGATTGCAGAAGAGGTAAAAAATGGCTTTCAACAGTAGCATCATTTATAAAAATTAATAATCCATATTTTATTTCAGCATCTGTTTGTTTTCATGAAGAAAAAAACTTTTTTGAAAAAATGCAAAGCCTTGAGTTTATATCACTTATTGGGATAGGTGCTGCATCAATTAAAAACGGAATGCCAAATATGTGCAATGGTGCTAATCTTGGTTTTAAGAAAGAAATATTTTATGAAGTAAATGGTTATGAGGGTTTTGAAAATATTGCTTCTGGGGATGATGAATTTTTAATGCATAAAATTGCAAAGAAACATCCTTCGAAAATTAAATTTCTCAAAAACAAAAATGCGATTGTTTACACAAAAGCAAAAGTAGGAATAAATGATTTTTTTCAACAAAGGAAAAGATGGGTATCAAAAAGTAGCAAATACAAAAATATTTCAGAATCAATCATGATAATTTTAGTATGGCTTTTTCATTTTTTAATTTTATCAACAGGGATAATTGGAATTTTTAATGAAAAGTTTTTATACTTATTTGTTTTTTCTTTTGCTATAAAATTTTTCTTTGAAATGATTTTTGTAATCATTCTGGCAAATTATTTCGGTAAATTAAAATACATACTTACCTATCTCCCGGCTTCTTTGCTTTACGTATTCTATGTAGTTTTTATTGCCTTTTTTGCAAATAGGGGCAAATATAATTGGAAGGGAAGGGATATTAAATTGAACTGAAAAAGATTTATTTGAATTTCCAATAAGTTTTCTCAGTTGATTATGCTAAAAGAAAAAAAATTAATGTTAACAAAGCTGAAAAATGCCTATATAATATATTAAATTATAAATAGTGATATATGCTAATCCTGATTTGCCAAAAACACCAACTTG from Bacteroidota bacterium encodes:
- a CDS encoding glycosyltransferase, with the protein product MMAVLTIILCFLYLVLVDSYIFGWLRTKEFKVKEIRELPFLSIIIPARNEEENIENTIKDIANQDYPFEKFEVILLDDASTDDTLQIVENLQLQKGFSLSIIRLKEDADIKSHKKRAIKIGIEKSKGEWILTTDADCRRGKKWLSTVASFIKINNPYFISASVCFHEEKNFFEKMQSLEFISLIGIGAASIKNGMPNMCNGANLGFKKEIFYEVNGYEGFENIASGDDEFLMHKIAKKHPSKIKFLKNKNAIVYTKAKVGINDFFQQRKRWVSKSSKYKNISESIMIILVWLFHFLILSTGIIGIFNEKFLYLFVFSFAIKFFFEMIFVIILANYFGKLKYILTYLPASLLYVFYVVFIAFFANRGKYNWKGRDIKLN